The genomic stretch ATCCGAGAGCTCGCGCTGGGCAAAGTGAGCCGAACCGCCGGGAGGTGCAAGGGGAAGCCCGAGCCCGCTCTCCCGGCCAAAGTGAACTTTAATCGAGGTGGTTGGATGCGGAGACGGGGCGGCAGGTAATTGCGGGCCGGCGAGCGGGAGGGGGACGCTGtggcggggctgggggctgcgGGGCGACGCCGTGTCCCGGCCGGAGCAGAGGCGCCCCCGGCCCTCGCCCCAACTCCGCACCCCTTTGTACAGAAGCGAACCCGGGGTCCTCTCCAAGTTGGGGAGCGGAGTGGGGGTGGAGGCGAGAGTCGCGGGCGGCCAGGCCCGCGGGCGGCGCGCTCGGCCTGCGCGCCCGGCTCAGCGCTCGGCAGGGGCTCCTGGGCGCGCGGGAGAGCGGGCTCTTCGGCTACCGAGCGAGGCTCATTGTTAAACAGCTCCGGGGTCGGCCGTCCGCAGGCAGGGCAGCAAAAGTGGGAGGAGGCCGAACCGCGGGAGGAGGACGCCGGGCGAGAGCAGGACTAGTTGTcggtgtttctgttttcttttttaaaacgcCTCTGGGACGCGCGGGGGATGCGTTCCGACCCCCGGGGCCCGCGGGGGACGTCCGGGCGGCGGCGGCAACAGACGCGGGCCTGCGAGCGGCGCGTTCCCTGCAACTTGTCAGTTCTATTGTTGCAGAGCCAGTGAGTCACTTCGCTACTCCCCTCGCCGCCGTTCCGCTCGCTGGATGCCCAATCGTCCCTCACCCCGCCCCTCGAGACCCCCGCCCCGGCCTGGCCCCGCGCGTCGGGCACCCGGCGGCGGCGGTGCGGGGTAGGGGGCGCCGGGGAGGGGGCAGGACGGGCTCGGAAACTTGCGGGAGAGGTGGCGAGTTGCGGGAGCCCCCGCCTCGCTCCCGGGCCGGGCCGGGAAACGCGTGGATTCACGGACCCGTGCGGGCGTCGGGCTCTCCTGCCCCCTGCCCGCGCGGCGGTGGGGAGCGAGGAGGGTATTGGAAGTCAGCCTGGCGCTTTTCCTCTTCCTCTACGCTCCTCTCCATCCCCGAACACACTTTGGGCCTCGGCGGTCTCTGGCTTCTCTCTTAGCAGAGCCTCTTTTCTCTGCCTTAGGACCTGTTAAAAGTGGCCGAAGATGAATCCCCAGCAGCAGCGCATGGCCGCTATAGGGACCGACAAGGAGCTGAGCGACCTGCTGGACTTCAGTGCGGTATGAGAGCTTTCCGCGGCATCTTGGGGTTCTGCTGAGgtttgcagaaaaagaaaagggggagAGCGACGTGGAGACTAAGCAGCGTGAACTCCGTCTGCTTTGAGCAGTAGTTTTCAGGGCTAGAGTCCAGCTCCCCCAAGTTGGACACCTGAACTTTGATGTAATGTCTAGACTTGCAGATTTAAAACTTTAATGCCAGAGGGGTCATTTGATTTAACCAGTGAAAAGGAGAACAACTTAAATCTTGAGCTTTGGTTGAGTCACCCTCTGACCCTGATGGTTATTAGGGATTTTGAACttcatatgaaaaaagaaaattgtttttttcttcaacACTCCTAaccatttcctttcccaagaTGTGGTATAATTTATGGTACCTGAACGATGTTAGTTACAAGAAGCTAGTCAAGGACTAAAATTTCCAGACTTTTGGATTGAACCCTCCTAAGATAAATGTATATGGACTTTAaaaggtgtatgtgtgtataaatgtatacatattataagaagtgtatgtgtgtatatatgtttgaaatttttttaacataGGGAAAAATATCACCTGAAATCAAAGAGCCTATTGCCCTTATTTCTAATGGGTTGAATTCGTTTATTAACTGCTTttacaaaatgaagatcattgaCCAAAGCTTACCATTTAAACTTAATCTTAGAATCTCTCATACAAGTGACTGGATTTTCAGAACAGAAAATAGCCAGTATTTCCAAATAGTGTGAGGAAATAGTATCACCAAGTGTGTTTGCCTCTCTGGATCTGAATGTATATCTCCATTTTTAACTTCTCTCTGAAATACAGTAACTAATTGATAACGCTTGATGAACTTCTGTTTGCAAGGAGTCTAGCAGAATTTCAGGACTAATAGAAATGTTGGGGTTATTTTGCAGATGTTTTCCCCACCTGTTAATAGTGGGAAAACCAGACCAACGACACTGGGCAGTAGTCAGTTCAGCGGATCAGGTAAGATCATGTCTAAAATCAGAAACTCATATGTTGGTGTTATGATACGTTTATGTAGAACAATATGAagtattttagtatttttctttatacCATTCTTTAGCGTCTAGTTAAAACtatcaacaaaaacaacaaaccccAAATGTGGGCTGCAGCTCTAAGGCTCCATTGACATTTCTTTGAGAATTTCAATGTgaatttaaagtattttcttttctctgaatttttaagttgaaaatcATCTTGTTTGAGTACAGGGGATTGTGTCATGCTTCTGTATTTAGAAAAGTACAAGAAGAAAATGCTCTCTGGtctatatatgttgttgttttgtttatatatatgtgtgtgtattttaaaattttcctaaattttaGCCCATTAGCATTATTAAACCTTTGGAAATAAAGACTTGGTAAAATAATATTACTTAAAATAGTCATATGAAAACTGAAATTGAGTCAAGCAATAATTAGTaagacttattttaaaagatggcTATTCCTTTGGAAGTCTGCAGGAAATTAAGAATTTTGTAGACAGTTATTTAAAATGttgcaaataaatgaatagaaagtTAGATATACTTTCAAATAACACAGATAATTGAATTCTGTCCTACATTCACATTATAGTAGGATAACATTTAGAATAAGTTAAATTCCTACTCCTACGGTAGTGCTTTGCTCTTTAAATTTACCTCCTGTGTATTTATAACTACTCTGCTCCATTATTAACATTTATCCCGTATTTCTTAAGAATGCATTTTTCCCTTTATagtcatgatttaaaaaataaatgtttcagaaGCAAGGTTCATTCTAGTGTAGAAAAgctctaattttctgtttaacttAGATTATTCCTTAGTGctcagagatgagaaaaaaataatgaaagccaAGACAGCATCATCCTAAGAAAACCAGCTGTCAAATCTGTAGGCTGAAActcaatatatttctttttgactGTTGGTTTTTTCTTTCCCCTAATAAAATGATAGTTGATTTCTTAAATGTGAAAGCAAAACATCAGAAATAGTTAATTTCATAACCAGTTTAACTCTTTATACCACTctacattaaaaatgtttctatttaaaaatcatgtaCTACTTGAATTtactaaaattcatttttaattatgaaattacAACTTAAAGGGAAAATATAGCATGTTTTACATCTCaagtaaaataaaagtgttttagattttaaatattctaaagaCTAATATTATTCTTAATCAAAAGaatatcataaaatgtcagcCAGACCTCAGCTCTTCTCCCACCTCTTATCTGTTTATTGGTAACTGCTTGGAaagtcattgttttttttttgagtcgGGGAGAGAAAATTATTTGTTAATATAGAAGAAGGCTGTCTTCTCTTTCTTTACTACTGTTTTGAGTACCTGTCAATTTTTGCAGTTGATATACTCAAGAACTTTGAAACTTACTTTGCTGACTGTGTAGTAGATGCTTAGTATATTTCATTAAATGAGTAATGATATTACTGTTTCAGATTGGCTTGAATTGTAGAAAATATATGTAACAGACATTGATATCAGGGACATGAGCTTCAGAAATTTGCTATTAGAAATACTTTTCTGTTTGTGGAATAATGTtgactatgtatttttttttactttataaaatttaGAAGTATGATGACTTGATGTGTATTACTAGCATGGCACTGGAGCAGTTGTGGGTCCTTTTTGTAGCATGCATTTAAcaaagaaaagattatttttctacattgtaGAAGTGTTCATAGTATTTGTTTCTTTGGAGCAggaaattttaagttttaaaactgtTAGGTTTTGTAGCCATTGAAAACgaacttaaatatttttctgtgtgtgttttttttaatttcaggaaaaaattataattaaaagctGTGACCTTTAGTAATTTTGAATGGATTTATCTTTGGGGGAAGGGGAAATTGCAAAGCAGTTATTTTATGTGAAAGTATACCGGGAGATATGGCCTTATAGCCGTTTCttatcttaaaggaaatgtttaaaagaaattgGTATGATagtattgttttatttatgtattttattgacACTTTAATAATCTTCTGTCCTGATGTCAAAGGATATGTAATATATCCTAGTGATTATTTGCAATATATAAGGAGCTAAAGATCTGACTTTCCTTCTGAAGACATGACTTAAAGACTAATTACCTTGTTTTTGAAATAACATTTGTAAAATCCCAAGGCTTTGCCTCATGAAAACTGTGTGTAGTATAATTTCCCTTATTGATTGTCCTTTTTGATGCTGACTTAATTTCACTCTAAATGCTATAGTATGTgatattgttttaaaatcttattctGAATGGAAAATATAACTTGTATGATAGCTGTCACTTTATCAAAAGTCACGTGGAAAAGGTTAATGTATActttttattacttatttgtCTTGACAATAAGTAATATGTCAAAAAATATGGCAATAAAAAGtagtcataatttttattttttcagcaagGGTGTTAATTTTCTTTGCATTATAATAAGACAGAACTTGTCCACTTGATAGTATAGAATCTCCGAGGTATTCTTATTGTGACCTTGAGAGAGGGGCTTCTTTCTGTAAGAGTCAAAGGTGAGGCACTTTATAGGACAACACTGTCCTATTAGAGGAAAGCTTGTTGAAAGGATTGACAAAGTAGAAATAGTTCGGTGTTTAAATCTGCTCTCCCCTCCAACTTTAGGTCTTGAGTGTGTAGAACTAAATTGGGATATTGGGCTTAGATTTTAGTGGTTTAAATATTTGCATGATAGCTGGAAGTTTTCctttgttagttttttgaatccaAGTCATAAGAGGTGTCCAAAGGAAGTGGGAAACATTTGTTTTGTAAGCAGCCTATACATATTGAGTCAATTTCTCATATTTCCATCTAGAAAGTTATTTTAGCTAGCAAGTAaagctttcacttttctttgttcAAATCAGACTTTTGTAACACTATAAATTCCTTCTTGCTGAAGATTTTTGGAAAGAATTATAAGAACTATTTTTCTagctcttaatttttaaaagggatgcaggatttcatttttttggggggtattTTCATATGTACATAcagattttttgaaaaatatcgaTATAGGGGCAGAAAAATGAATTCTCATTAAATTTCtcctcagttttttaaattaaactttttgttttgagataattgtagattcatACGCAGTTATAAGAAACAATTCAGAGATCCCACTTGCACTTTACCATGCTTCTCACAATGGTAACATCTTCTAAAACTATGGTACATTATCACAGCTAGGTTTCTGACAGTGATACAGTCAAGATACAAGAGCAGTTTCATCATCACAAAGATTCCTGATGTCCTGATGTTTCCCTAATGTagctttatctatttttaaagtaatttgaaaagaaaaaaagggaaaaattagtCAATACTTACTCAGATTGCcacagcattattcaaaatatcaaaaaaaagaACACCAAAGTTTTACCAAtgtattttttaactgaattgtAAATATAAGTAGGAATGGTAATTTTAAATGTGAAACTAGGTTTGGGTTTTTCACTTAAGGTATTATAAACTTATGAGTAGGATATGTTTCATATTGTGTACCTATCAGTATTGAAATTTGTTGACTACGGTGTGTAGTCTTACAGACTTACTCAAATTTAATACTGCTATTTGGATAACTGAGCCATGTTAGACATTTGCTTCTGGCACGCTGTAATGATCAGTTAAAGTAACTGCAGAGTCAGCAGGCatatgaagaaaaatacaatattttaggATAAATATAGTCTATTGTTAAGCAGCTTATTTAAAAGTTAAGTAGTAAAGGAGTTTTTTTAGAGAATctgtatatgaaaatataatcttagaaaacaaaaattagataCAAGATTATAACCATGAGTATTGCGTGTTTTTAGGAGTAGTTCCTATAGAGTTATTTTAAGTAGTCATGGCTTATAATGGATTTGGAAAGCAGTTTGATTAGGTCACAGTATTTTAGAGGCTTGGTTTTACAGTGAGCCATATCTTTGAttaattattatttctgttttcattaacAGTTTAAATACAGATTCAACTTTCTTTTATGCTATCTTttggtttgtgtttttatttgactttttaaatcatTCTCTTGGATAGGAAGATTGCTAttgttatttattgttattactaTTGCTGTTGTAAAAAAGATGAAGGTTGCTGctattatttagtcactaagtcatgtctgactcttttgcaaccccatggactatagcctaccagacttctttatccatgtgatttcccaggcaagaatactggagtgggttgccatttccttctccagggaatcttcccgacccagggagccaACCTGGGGAGCAaatctgcatcttctgcattagcaagcggattctttaccactgagtcaccagggaagcccaaagatgaaGATACTTAACTTTAAATTTAAAcacaattgttttcattttcacattttatatttaatggGGCTATAtacagtaatttctttttttatatgtatattatttttattttttaaaattattttttaaagtatttatttatttgggcattgggtcttagttgcagcaagtaggaTCTTCCTTTGTTGTGATGCATggactctagttgtggtacatgggcttcagAGCACTctggctcggtagttgtggctcatagGCTTAGCTGCTCTCTGGCTAGTTCccagacaagggattgaacctgggtcctctgcattggaaggcagattcttaaccactggaccatcagggaaatcccagtaATTTCTTATTAAAGCCAGATAGTTTTTTTTGTTCTTGAACAATTGATAATCATGTGTGGAATGCCATTGTCTGCCTAATGTTGCGAAAGACTGAAATGACTTTCCACAAAAGAGTAAAATAACACTATTAGAAAAACTCTCCTGAAAAAAAAGTAGTTTCTGGCCAGTGTGtgggataattaaaaaaaaaaaattcataggaCTAATTTTGGGTATTGCTTGAATATGGTTTTTTGGAAAGGAATGTTGAAATTTGAATCTAATGCTTTTGTGCttatagaataaaatgaaaagaagatgGACATTTAAATATATCAGTTAGAAAGACTTTCTGCTTTGTTAAATTGTTGAGCCATATTCATCTTAGATTTATCAATTAAACCcatatttatttagtatttgcATATCTTGGTATTCTTCTAGCTTTTGCGAAGGTGGCAAATGGAGaaggatatagagaaaagggGGAGGCATTtcattagatagatagataagatAAAAATATGAGGCAGATAAATATCTGTAACAAAAAATGTCAACAGTTGCACATCAGTGTAGATTATATTGAGTCCATAAGAATAAGGATGTGCTGAGGAGTGAGGGGACTGGTTTAAAGATAAATCAGAAGTGTTGCATTTAGAGTTGACTTTAAAGGAGATACAAAAAATGAGTTAGAGAAGACCTGTCCTCCCAAATGTCCTCCTTCTCATTAACAGAGACCTGGAAATGGGAGGCTTGCTTCAACGGCCTGTGTATGTACAATTCAGGGAAAGAGAAACTGATTTTTATTGGTGACAGCTCCTGTACTGCTATAGGAGCTCATGTTTATATACTGCATGGGTTCAAATCTAACCATTGCTGTTTATGAGCTGGTGATCTTGGTTACGTTTCTTACCCTTTTTATGCTTCTGTTTCTTAACCTGTAAAAGCCTCATGAGTGTTAACTGAGTTGATAGAAGTAAAGCTCTagaacagtatctggcacatagtgaACTGTGGCGAAGTGAATTGTTAGTGGTGAGGCAATAAAATAAGGAAAGCATTTACTTACTCAGGAGGCTATTGTGCTAATCTCTGGTATAAATTTGGACCTGGTATTAGCATAGGaagtagaaaggaaaaataccagaagaaaaagaaaggattgaCAGAATTTGAAGGATTGGATTTCTGTAGGTAAGAAAAATGACTTTTGTAGTTCTGGTAAAACTGGAAGATTGTTgtgctggaagaaaaaaaaaagatgatctgTTTTGagcattttaaatttcacatgGCCTGGGACTCTTGCTAATTTGGGGATTTATGAGAATAGAGTGCTGCAGGATGAGTTAAagattttggttttaaaaaagatattttctgcctataaaattaatacataatcATCATTGAAAAAAAGTTAGAACAGAAGAAGCAATAGGTGGGGaaagacatttattattttactattgAGTAGTTTTTACAATTTGATTTATTTCCTCctagtctttttttcccctgttgtaTGTTTGCAACATCGTGAACTTACTGATAGTTTCATTTCTTGTCCTGCTTttttatttcacatgatgttatGAACATTATCTCATATTCTTAAAGATTCTTCAttagttcggtcgctcagttgtgttcaactcttgcgaccccatggactgcagcacatcaggcttccccatatatcaccaactcctggagcttgctcaaactcatgtccattgagttggtgatgtcatccaaccatctcatcctctgttgtccccttctcctcttgctctcagtctttctcagcatcagcgtcttatccaatgagtcagttcttcacatcaggtggccaaagtattggagcttcagcttcagcatcagtccttccaatgaatattcaggactgatctcccttagggtTGAccggattgatctccttgcagtccaagggactagcaagagtcttctccaataccacagttcaaaagcatcaaaaaagATTCTTCATAAACTCCCTTAAAAACTGTTGTATTATTACATGGGATGGATAAAGTGTAACTTATCAAATCATTTCTCATACTGCTTGATGCTTAGAGAGTCTGTTGATTTGCTTCTTGGTATTATAAAAAATATGATAGTGAATATCTTTTTGTACATCCATACATTTTTATCTGCACTTCAGTTTCCTTTGGCTAGGAGGTGGAGATCTGGGGTTTTATTCCTACTAGTAAAGCTAAGTGAGTGTATACCCTAGGGAAAGGTCAAGGATTGATGGTAATGGTGgagttaaatatataaaattagttACTTTGGttgattatttattattttatagatggagTGTTTGATGACATTTGGTGCAGATTTGTATTTGTATATAATTTGATTGTGTGGTGACTGGAGGGAATTCTTGTCATTCTTTGAGCTATGCTTGTTGAAATGGAGTGGAATCTAGTTGGATTGTATACATTTCTGATATGTCTACTGTttgttctctctctgttttttgttACTTTTGGATACAAAAGCATCCAAGTGTTACTCTGTGCATTCCATCTTTCAAGTTGTGTAaagttcttcacttttttcctctgatggTGAAGGGAGTGGAGTGAGTCGGCATGATTATATTTAATGTAGAAAATGTAAGAGAGCCCTTGAATTCTTGGCATTTTATAAGAGAGGCAGTGGAGTATAGTGGGAAGAATTGGTCTCAGGAGCCAGATGACTAGATTGGAACTTATTAGCTGGGCCCTGGAAAAGTCATTTAAATGATCTGAGCatacttttttcctttgtgaagAGTGAATGATAATGCTTACCATCAGAATCCATATGAGGATCAAATAAGATCTCTGTATATTGCTTACTACACTATGCAGCTTCAAAAATGGTAGCTGCCATTGTTATGGTACCCTCTTAAGTAATACTAAtgtaatattaattattaatagtaataattataACCAGTTGTATAGCCAGTGTTTATTGAGCTGTTATCATATGCTAGGTACTATGCTAAGCTGTTTATAGGCATTATCTCATTTTGCTTTGGGTAAAATGCAATATTTATGGTGGTAGATAGGGTGAAGAAATGCCCGTCAA from Capra hircus breed San Clemente chromosome 10, ASM170441v1, whole genome shotgun sequence encodes the following:
- the LOC108636854 gene encoding translation initiation factor IF-2-like, coding for MERSVEEEEKRQADFQYPPRSPPPRGQGAGEPDARTARPAPSPAPPTPHRRRRVPDARGQAGAGVSRGGVRDDWASSERNGGEGSSEVTHWLCNNRTDKLQGTRRSQARVCCRRRPDVPRGPRGSERIPRVRSWGEGRGRLCSGRDTASPRSPQPRHSVPLPLAGPQLPAAPSPHPTTSIKVHFGRESGLGLPLAPPGGSAHFAQRELSDPGRGGGFRAWPPLPPGAGWRSPRIELVGLLRRTFFSLRQPQHRARLGSGSLRAGKSPGLTPSSPSRSRRLRRGSGASGGGGEEPTGTGRGRRAAGGQSRRWGEADRSGWGGAGGTRRHPVRQGRAACAEAWSGPREMGGSRRGASPSPFCSGLSSRSGAADTQQRAHLDPLPRPPSPRPQES